One Paenibacillus crassostreae DNA segment encodes these proteins:
- a CDS encoding Ger(x)C family spore germination protein: MKRKGLLLCILLILTILISGCWSRRELNNLAIGVGLAIDKSGDKYKVSIQVVEPNAVSGKQGDGTAPVTMYQASGDSILQTLRRMTTVSPRRIYLAHLRMFVIGESLAREGISEVLDFLSREPEIRSDFFVVVSKKAQAEDTLKILTNLEKIPSVRLFSTLETSAKYWAPSTTVTLDKLISELVSEGKHPVLTGLKIIGNLEQGQTKKNVETVMSPADLLYSGLAVFKNDKLIGWLNDEEGKAYNYITNNISATVGVTPCPEGGTVSLSIINSDTKVTGIIHNERPQINIEVLIEGNVGEAQCQIDLSDPEVIKGLEKRTNQITEEFIEKTINQVQQEFKVDIFGFGEVIRRSHPQEWKELKENWDQKFVNIPVNVKVKTNIHHLGKLSNTFLEKMKK; encoded by the coding sequence ATGAAACGGAAAGGACTCTTACTTTGCATTCTCCTTATCCTGACTATATTGATAAGTGGTTGTTGGAGCCGTAGGGAATTGAATAACCTTGCTATAGGTGTAGGTTTGGCGATCGATAAATCAGGAGATAAATACAAAGTTTCCATTCAAGTTGTAGAACCAAATGCAGTCTCAGGAAAACAAGGTGATGGCACTGCCCCTGTCACCATGTATCAAGCATCCGGAGACTCGATTTTACAAACCCTTAGGAGAATGACCACCGTAAGCCCCCGTAGAATATATCTAGCTCATCTTCGAATGTTTGTGATCGGCGAATCATTGGCTAGAGAAGGAATCAGTGAGGTTCTTGATTTTCTATCTAGAGAGCCTGAAATACGAAGTGACTTTTTCGTTGTTGTATCTAAAAAAGCTCAAGCTGAAGATACGCTAAAAATATTGACCAACCTAGAAAAAATACCTTCTGTCAGATTATTCTCAACTTTGGAGACCTCCGCGAAATACTGGGCTCCTTCAACAACAGTTACACTAGATAAGCTTATCTCTGAGCTTGTAAGTGAAGGGAAGCATCCGGTATTAACCGGTCTCAAAATTATTGGCAATCTAGAACAAGGACAAACCAAAAAAAATGTAGAAACCGTCATGTCTCCAGCAGATTTACTGTACTCAGGATTAGCCGTGTTTAAAAATGATAAACTGATTGGTTGGCTAAATGACGAAGAAGGAAAAGCATATAACTACATTACAAATAACATTTCCGCTACAGTAGGGGTTACTCCCTGTCCTGAAGGAGGAACAGTATCATTAAGCATCATTAATTCAGACACTAAGGTTACAGGTATTATTCATAACGAAAGACCACAAATCAATATCGAAGTGCTAATAGAGGGTAATGTGGGCGAAGCCCAATGCCAGATTGATCTGTCAGATCCTGAAGTCATTAAGGGCTTAGAGAAACGGACGAATCAGATAACAGAAGAATTTATTGAGAAAACGATCAATCAGGTGCAACAAGAATTCAAAGTTGATATTTTTGGATTTGGAGAAGTCATTCGTCGCTCACACCCTCAGGAATGGAAGGAGTTAAAAGAAAATTGGGATCAAAAATTCGTGAACATACCCGTTAACGTAAAAGTTAAGACCAATATTCACCATTTAGGAAAATTGTCTAACACTTTTTTAGAAAAGATGAAGAAATAA
- a CDS encoding spore germination protein, with the protein MNLFNREIKKTFSNSKQEQTNSDENQPKEPLKFKIQENIQYIKTTLGNSSDIVIREIQIDSERKIKAAILYTDGLSDSKSIQNFIMESLMLNFHNKNLDQLDSSKENSLQLIKDHILTVGELKNITEFNTLFTSLLSGNAILLLDDYNQGFSIGMRGWKDRAVTETTTETVIRGPKEGFNENLRTNTALIRRKIKDPNLWLETKEIGTITKTSVSIMYIKGIADDSIVKEVHSRLDRIDIDGILESGYIEELIQDETYTPFPTIYHSERPDVIAAELLEGRIAILVDGTPIVLVVPITIVNFLQAAEDYYQRADISTLIRLLRFLSIFISLLGPSLYIAITTFHQEMLPTQLLISLAAQREGVPFPAFIEAIMMEVSFEILREASLRLPKAIAQSISIVGTLVIGTAAVEAGIISASMVIVVAITAISSFVIPAYDFAMAIRMLRFLMMMLAASFGLFGIIIGIIAIMLHLCSLRSFGIPYMSPFAPFILDDQKDALLRLPQWAMFSRPRLVSQKNNIRAQSTPPKKPQDDIGG; encoded by the coding sequence ATGAACTTATTCAACAGAGAAATTAAAAAAACATTTAGTAATTCTAAACAAGAGCAAACTAACTCCGATGAGAATCAACCTAAAGAGCCATTAAAATTTAAAATCCAAGAAAATATTCAATACATAAAAACAACACTTGGTAATAGTAGCGACATTGTCATTAGAGAAATCCAGATTGATTCAGAACGAAAGATTAAAGCGGCTATTCTATATACAGATGGTTTGTCAGATTCTAAATCCATTCAGAACTTTATTATGGAATCTCTGATGTTAAATTTCCATAATAAAAATCTAGATCAACTCGACTCTTCTAAAGAAAATTCTTTGCAACTTATCAAAGATCACATTCTTACGGTTGGAGAACTTAAGAATATTACGGAATTCAATACACTATTTACTTCCCTGTTATCTGGGAATGCAATCCTCTTACTGGATGATTATAATCAAGGGTTCTCGATCGGTATGCGTGGATGGAAAGATCGCGCTGTTACGGAGACCACTACGGAAACCGTCATCCGTGGTCCAAAAGAAGGATTCAACGAAAACTTACGGACCAATACGGCATTAATCCGCCGAAAAATAAAGGACCCTAATCTCTGGTTAGAAACAAAAGAAATTGGGACAATCACTAAGACAAGTGTGTCCATTATGTATATTAAAGGGATAGCGGACGACAGTATTGTGAAAGAAGTCCATAGTCGCTTAGATCGAATCGATATCGACGGGATATTAGAGAGTGGCTATATAGAAGAATTAATTCAGGATGAGACTTACACTCCGTTTCCGACAATCTATCATTCGGAACGTCCCGATGTCATCGCTGCTGAACTACTAGAAGGAAGAATAGCCATATTAGTAGATGGAACACCTATTGTTCTAGTCGTTCCTATCACTATCGTCAACTTTTTACAAGCTGCAGAGGATTATTATCAACGCGCAGATATTAGTACCCTTATTCGGTTGTTACGGTTCCTGAGTATCTTCATTTCCCTATTAGGTCCCTCTCTATACATTGCCATCACTACATTTCATCAAGAAATGTTGCCTACCCAATTACTGATCAGTTTGGCAGCTCAACGCGAGGGAGTTCCCTTTCCTGCATTCATTGAAGCTATCATGATGGAGGTCTCCTTTGAAATATTAAGAGAGGCTAGTTTACGATTGCCAAAGGCCATTGCTCAATCCATATCCATTGTTGGCACATTGGTTATTGGGACAGCGGCAGTAGAAGCTGGAATCATATCCGCATCTATGGTCATCGTCGTTGCAATTACTGCTATTTCTAGTTTCGTAATACCTGCTTATGATTTTGCGATGGCGATTAGAATGCTTCGTTTCCTAATGATGATGCTAGCTGCTTCCTTCGGTCTATTCGGAATCATCATCGGGATTATTGCAATCATGCTTCATTTATGTAGCTTACGTTCTTTCGGTATTCCCTATATGAGTCCGTTCGCTCCGTTTATCCTTGATGATCAGAAGGATGCGCTCCTTCGATTACCCCAATGGGCTATGTTCTCACGTCCACGGTTGGTCAGTCAGAAGAATAATATCCGTGCACAAAGTACTCCTCCGAAAAAACCGCAAGACGATATAGGAGGTTGA